From one Allorhizobium ampelinum S4 genomic stretch:
- a CDS encoding RrF2 family transcriptional regulator, with translation MLTKKGKYGLKALVDLAQLGPGETAFISEIALRNNIPKKFLDTILLELRNGGILRSKKGPGGGYSLSHPASEIRIGHAIRLLDGPLAPIRCASRTAFEACDDCADPVNCQVRRSMTQVRDAIAAILDNMTLEQFVATPSLNELTQDEQQEKRATA, from the coding sequence ATGCTGACGAAAAAAGGCAAATACGGTTTGAAAGCGCTGGTGGATCTGGCTCAGCTTGGACCGGGTGAAACAGCGTTCATCAGCGAGATTGCGCTCAGAAACAACATTCCGAAGAAGTTTCTCGACACCATTCTTCTCGAATTGCGCAATGGTGGCATCCTGCGGTCGAAAAAAGGCCCGGGCGGCGGTTACTCCCTGTCGCATCCCGCCAGCGAAATCCGTATTGGCCACGCCATTCGCCTGCTGGATGGGCCGCTTGCGCCGATCCGTTGTGCCAGCCGCACCGCTTTCGAAGCTTGCGATGATTGTGCCGATCCGGTCAACTGTCAGGTCCGGCGGTCGATGACCCAGGTGCGGGACGCCATTGCGGCTATTCTCGACAATATGACACTGGAACAATTCGTCGCTACGCCAAGCCTGAATGAGCTGACGCAGGATGAGCAGCAGGAAAAGCGCGCTACTGCATAA
- a CDS encoding LysR family transcriptional regulator has translation MDQLSAMRAFIRVVETGNFTRAAERLDMPKATVTNLIQGLEAHLQTKLLNRTTRRVMVTTDGALYYERAVQIVSELAELDESLSNAQSTPRGRLRVEMSGAFSDWIVVPSLCDFHQKFPDMHIDLGVSDRMVDYLAENVDCALRAGTPSDQSLIARRVCDVEMITCVAPRYIEKFGIPAHPRELENHHYCVNYFSSNNSRKMPFTFKKDKEELEISARYIVSVNDSRTYMTCAQNGLGIAPIPRFMAASLLASGELVQVLAEWRREPLPLYIVYPPNRHLSNKVRVFVDWLVKLLLEARLNEG, from the coding sequence ATGGACCAGCTCTCGGCAATGCGCGCCTTTATTCGCGTGGTGGAAACCGGCAACTTTACCCGTGCGGCTGAACGGCTTGATATGCCGAAGGCAACGGTCACCAATCTCATCCAGGGGTTGGAAGCCCATTTGCAAACCAAACTGCTCAACCGGACCACCCGTCGCGTCATGGTGACCACGGACGGGGCCTTGTATTATGAGCGAGCCGTCCAGATCGTTTCGGAACTGGCTGAGCTGGACGAAAGTCTTTCCAATGCGCAAAGCACACCCCGCGGACGCTTGCGTGTCGAAATGTCCGGCGCCTTTTCCGACTGGATTGTCGTGCCGTCCCTCTGCGACTTTCATCAGAAATTTCCAGATATGCACATCGATCTCGGCGTCAGCGACCGGATGGTCGATTATCTTGCCGAAAACGTCGATTGCGCCTTGCGGGCCGGCACGCCGTCCGATCAGTCGCTGATCGCCAGACGGGTTTGCGACGTGGAAATGATCACCTGCGTCGCACCCCGATATATCGAAAAATTCGGCATCCCGGCCCATCCGCGCGAGCTGGAAAACCACCACTATTGCGTGAACTATTTCAGCAGCAACAATAGCCGGAAAATGCCGTTCACGTTCAAAAAAGACAAGGAAGAGTTGGAGATCAGCGCCCGCTACATCGTGTCTGTCAACGATAGCCGCACCTATATGACGTGCGCCCAGAACGGCCTCGGTATTGCGCCAATTCCCCGATTCATGGCTGCCAGCCTCCTCGCATCGGGCGAATTGGTGCAAGTGCTGGCGGAGTGGAGGCGTGAGCCGCTTCCTCTCTATATCGTCTATCCGCCGAACCGGCATTTGAGCAACAAGGTCCGGGTTTTCGTGGATTGGCTGGTAAAACTTCTGCTCGAAGCCAGACTCAATGAGGGCTGA
- a CDS encoding acyl-CoA dehydrogenase family protein has translation MGTFSPVFDRLARPVAFIKAEDEALGCAHLLAETAMSADDGSYEKTILDHLLRSGLLGISVSTDYGGIDVSNVLLSTICCVLAKACSTLGAMLAGHYSALELLRSHGSEAQKSYFFAAALAGMRLARVKAPSAASLKDRGLHLSYNGLGWSLNGTGMASPNATSADWIMVSVHDQVEEPAHLFFPGGTATMTPIANSLSDKSQPDRGEPVLFRDQRGEKDAQLQTRRPAQGPDVPQAMELLLQAAVELGRGKAAFSQLFGSPVLAPSHLPDETFEPDFDPSKTGAIADAALRLATAEAVIEKAASAIDAAQIGTQDRHRHTAFLIASAANAAAVEASTIAQSVAADPRFAHATTPLGGVEFQSAEAAIIVSLLRKGTLGLSGFSDDDSNG, from the coding sequence ATGGGAACATTCTCGCCCGTTTTCGACCGACTGGCTAGACCAGTTGCCTTCATCAAAGCCGAAGACGAAGCCCTTGGCTGCGCGCATCTCCTGGCCGAAACTGCAATGTCGGCAGATGACGGGTCCTATGAAAAAACAATCCTCGACCATCTGCTCAGGTCGGGGCTACTCGGCATTTCCGTCTCGACCGATTACGGCGGGATCGACGTTTCGAATGTGTTGTTATCGACCATTTGCTGTGTTTTGGCAAAGGCTTGTTCCACATTGGGGGCCATGCTTGCGGGCCATTATAGTGCATTGGAGCTGTTGCGCAGCCATGGCAGCGAAGCGCAGAAATCCTATTTCTTTGCTGCCGCACTGGCAGGCATGCGTCTGGCACGCGTCAAAGCACCGTCTGCGGCAAGCCTGAAAGACAGGGGCCTGCACCTTTCCTATAATGGACTTGGCTGGTCATTGAATGGCACCGGCATGGCGTCACCGAACGCTACTTCTGCCGATTGGATCATGGTTTCCGTCCATGACCAGGTTGAAGAGCCAGCCCATCTGTTTTTCCCTGGGGGAACGGCGACGATGACGCCGATCGCCAATTCCCTTTCAGACAAAAGCCAGCCGGATCGAGGTGAGCCCGTGCTGTTTCGCGACCAGAGAGGCGAAAAGGACGCGCAATTGCAGACCCGTCGTCCGGCCCAGGGGCCGGATGTGCCTCAGGCCATGGAGCTGCTTTTGCAGGCAGCGGTGGAACTAGGGAGAGGCAAAGCTGCATTCAGCCAATTGTTCGGAAGCCCGGTATTGGCCCCCTCTCATCTGCCTGATGAGACGTTCGAACCCGATTTTGACCCATCAAAAACCGGCGCCATCGCCGATGCCGCCCTGCGATTGGCAACAGCCGAAGCCGTTATCGAGAAAGCCGCCAGCGCCATCGATGCCGCCCAGATCGGCACACAGGACCGGCATCGACATACCGCCTTCCTGATCGCATCGGCAGCCAATGCAGCCGCCGTGGAAGCCTCGACAATCGCTCAGTCTGTCGCAGCGGACCCACGCTTTGCACATGCAACCACGCCTCTTGGCGGTGTCGAGTTCCAAAGTGCTGAAGCCGCTATCATCGTTTCGCTTTTGCGCAAGGGCACACTTGGCTTGAGCGGTTTTTCAGATGATGATTCCAATGGATAA
- a CDS encoding flavin reductase family protein: MTILTMPRKDANATPYPQPSADPGLLKSAMRHVSGQVSVITAGQGPERTGATVTSATALSVDPPTVIVNINRTSSSYPVIRKYGHFGLNILASHDEPVANRFAGVGGLKGEARYDGSNWLVGPSGASLLVGALAAIDCEVEEIIDRHSHGIIIGRVISIQLGEGNPLAYQNGRYGNFTPILG, translated from the coding sequence ATGACGATCCTCACCATGCCGCGCAAGGACGCCAACGCTACGCCCTATCCGCAGCCGTCCGCCGATCCGGGTCTGCTGAAATCGGCCATGCGCCACGTCAGCGGCCAGGTTTCGGTGATCACGGCGGGCCAGGGGCCAGAGCGCACTGGTGCAACCGTGACCTCCGCCACCGCTTTGTCGGTCGATCCTCCAACGGTTATCGTCAATATCAACCGGACCTCTTCCAGCTATCCGGTGATCCGGAAATACGGTCATTTCGGCCTCAACATCCTTGCGAGCCATGACGAGCCTGTCGCCAATCGTTTTGCCGGCGTTGGGGGTCTGAAGGGAGAGGCCCGCTATGACGGGTCAAATTGGCTGGTCGGGCCTAGCGGCGCATCGCTGCTGGTCGGCGCGCTCGCCGCAATCGACTGCGAAGTGGAAGAGATCATCGACCGCCATAGCCACGGCATCATCATTGGCAGGGTCATTTCGATCCAGCTCGGCGAAGGCAACCCACTGGCCTATCAGAACGGCCGTTACGGCAATTTCACACCGATTTTGGGCTGA